A segment of the Cellvibrio sp. KY-YJ-3 genome:
TAAAATCCGCCAGGGAAAAGCACGCTCGCCCTTGGTGATGGCCAAGTATTTGGCACGGGCTTTCACCGGCTCATTACGGTCTGAATTGGGTTCCATTTCTACCTTGGTGGGGAAGCGCGCAAAGGTGCCTGCAAGTGCATTTTTACCCGTGCCCTTTAACCACAAACCAGGGTAGTCCTGCAGGTCGGATTCAGTAATCAATATCTTGGCGTTGGCCGTTGCCACCAATGCGGGCAAGCTGCTCAGGGTATCGCGCTTGAATTGCACCAAGGGTTTTTGAATATAACTGCGCTCGTTATGGGAATAAAAACCCTCCTCCACCGGCAGCCAAGCGCTGTCGCCCTGACTGAAGTTGTACTCCACCAGTTCGTCGTCCACCTGCACCTGGCCGGGAATCCGAGTTACAAAACGGTAGGCAATACCGTTGTTATAAGCGCGGAATACGATTGATACCGGCTGCGCCAGCTCAATTGTCATTTCATTAAAGTGATCGCGAATCTCCTTGGATTTAGTCGGTAAAGTCGGAGCAATAACCTCATCGACACTACGGCGAGAAACCTTCGCCAGCTGGGGCTTATCCAGCAATTTCTTTACCTCGGCCACTTCCAGCGACAAACGCGAGGGCAACAACAGCAACTTATCCCCTTGGGTCAGGGTGTAACTAATATGCTTATCAATGCTTACCTCAGCGACCAATTGACCGTTGGGTGATGCCAGTATCAGCGATTCTTTGGCAGTCGCGTGAAGCGCTCCTCCACAACCCAGTACCAGCCCGACCAACAACCATAGTGACGCAGTACCCCACGACACGATCTTGTGAACGTTTTTCATAGTGACATTTCCTCGTAAAACCACCGACCACAACAGGCTGCACCCGGGGTGAATTTATGATTATCGTTATAGCAACTAACCAAAAAACAACGGTTAAAAAAGAGCCGGTGAATAATTCACCGGCCCATACAAAGTCGCATTCGCGACAGGAGATGAACGTGAAACCGAGCAGCTTAAAAATCAAACAATACGGCACACCCGCTTTATTAAAGCACTTTGTTTTAATAAGTCAATAGTATTATTTGTATTATATATTTGCTTGGCGTTGTGTTGGTGCCAAACCAAACCAGCACCCCAGGTTTGTGGGGAGGGCATAGTTTTCACCTTGCAACAGCCAAAGCCAGCTACCGGTTTAGTTACCCCGCGACCACTTTTTTATCGCTGGACAGAAGCTCGCAGGACTCAGTGACACTGTTCCTAAGACTACGAAGGGTGGGGTTAAAGATAAGGATTAACGATTGGGATTTAACGATTGGGGAGTGCAATGATGGATTTCACTTCACAAATCTGAAAAGCAGTGACAACAGAAAATAAAACCACAAACAATTCGAACTATTATTTTTATGGATACCCGCGTGCGCGGGTATGACAAAAGTATATTTTTAGAAGTTCACTCGCTAAAAAGCTATTCCCGCAACAACCTCACCCCATAAATACCACCCGCAATTGAACCCGGTGTCGCGACAAATTTCAGGGTGTATTTATCTTTGGCTTTTTTTACTAATTCCGCAGGTATCGCATAATCAACGGTGAAAAACTCCTGCGTATTGCCGGTGGATTCGACCTTGGCAATCACCACATCGTTCAACTGAATTTCAAATTTTCTGCCGGAATCAATTCCTGCGTAGGTAATGCGCAAAGTTTTGGCTTCCTGTTTTTTATCATTTAATTCATAACTGAACCACGCGCGAGTGTGGCGCCAGTGACGATTATTATATAAACCCGCTTCCGCTTGTTCGCCTTTATAAAAATGGTCTGACTCTGGCTGTTGTTCACCAGGGGCAACCTGATCGATAGTTTTGGCTTGCAACTCCAAGCGCGCTTTTTCCTCAGCAGCAGCTTTGGCGCGAGACGTTTCTAAATCCTCCGCGGTGCTATAGGGCAAGTACAATGCGTAACGCGATTCATGCACACGAAAAAACGGGACTAATTCGATCTGCTGAAGATTCTGGCCATTGATTAAACCGCTGGCGTTAAAGGTTAGCGGCTTACCGGCGACGGGTTTTAATTGCTGGATAAACTCATCGCTATTACCCAACAAAAATGGCGCCGCTTCCAGCGGGCATACCTGACCGGAGGCGATATGCCCCATGCGTGAATCATCCGCAAAATAGCTGATTTTTTCGGTCACAAATGGCTGGGCTTTCAGCGCAAGTACAATGGGACCATGGAGCACCGCATAATAGTTTGAACCGTCGGGTAATTTTTCCAGGCGGGGTTTCATGGGCAATACCAATTGCACTTTATCGCCCTTTTTCCAACGGCGTTCCAGCGCAATGTAATCGCCCGGTTGTTGTTTTACCTCCACCGCTTTTCCGTTTATCCGTAATTGCAGCTGACCGGCCTCAACCCAGTGTGGGTAGCGCAATTGCAAACGAAAACGCTTGCTGGTTTCCATTACCAGTTCGGTAGTTTCTGCATCAGGAAATTGGGTATTTTGGGTAAGGCTTATGCCCTGCTCTGCCCAAGTCATGCGCGAGGGAATAAATAAATTCACAAACACTTCGGGTATTTTTTTGTTTAAGTCACGCGCATAAATAAATTCGGCATATTTGGAATGGTTTTCTATACCAGAACCCACACAGCACCACATGCCGTCATGCACTTGCGAATACATACGGTAATGATTGGGGCGCATAGAGGTGAAGTACACCAAGCCGCCAGTTTGTGGATGCTGGGAGGACAAAATATGGTTGTACAAGGCGCGTTCGTAATAATCCACGTATTTCATCGCCGGATTGTTTTTACTTTTTTTCATATCCGCTGCTGAGTTATCCCTTGAAGATAAAAACAACAACTGGGTGAGTTTGAGCATATTGTAGGTATTGCAGGTTTCCGGGCCTTCTACATCCTCAATCATCGCGGTGAAATCATGGCTATCGTGAAAGTGTTCTTTCACACTGTTGCCACCAATCGCCACGGTGCGTTTGTCTACTACGGTTTGCCAAAAAAACTCTGCGGCTTTATTCCAGCTTTCGTTGTGCGTCGCATCGGCTACTTTTTTAAAGCCAATAATTTTGGGGATTTGGGTATTAGCGTGCAGGCCGGTTAATTGATCCTGCTGTTTTTCCAGCGGCTGTAATATCGCTTGGTGGGAAAAAGCCTCCGCCAGTTTCAAATATTTTTTATCGCCCGTGATTTCTGCCACATCCACAAATACTTCATTCATACCACCGTGTTCGGTGCGCAGCATGGTTTGCATTTGCTCAGGTGATAATTTTTTGGTGAGTTCAATAGTCCAATCAGACAAACGCACCAACATTTT
Coding sequences within it:
- a CDS encoding glycoside hydrolase family 127 protein: MMNLVSSLRLVTLGFSLFMASAHALELAPTRDVQLLDSPFLQAQHTNKEYLMALDAEKLLAPFRREAGLPFKETYGNWESTGLDGHMGGHYVTALALLYAATKDEVVLHRLNYVIAELKKCQDKLGSGYIGGIPDSNKMWSEIARGDIRADNFSTNERWVPWYNLHKIYAGLRDAYLYAGNEDAKKMLVRLSDWTIELTKKLSPEQMQTMLRTEHGGMNEVFVDVAEITGDKKYLKLAEAFSHQAILQPLEKQQDQLTGLHANTQIPKIIGFKKVADATHNESWNKAAEFFWQTVVDKRTVAIGGNSVKEHFHDSHDFTAMIEDVEGPETCNTYNMLKLTQLLFLSSRDNSAADMKKSKNNPAMKYVDYYERALYNHILSSQHPQTGGLVYFTSMRPNHYRMYSQVHDGMWCCVGSGIENHSKYAEFIYARDLNKKIPEVFVNLFIPSRMTWAEQGISLTQNTQFPDAETTELVMETSKRFRLQLRYPHWVEAGQLQLRINGKAVEVKQQPGDYIALERRWKKGDKVQLVLPMKPRLEKLPDGSNYYAVLHGPIVLALKAQPFVTEKISYFADDSRMGHIASGQVCPLEAAPFLLGNSDEFIQQLKPVAGKPLTFNASGLINGQNLQQIELVPFFRVHESRYALYLPYSTAEDLETSRAKAAAEEKARLELQAKTIDQVAPGEQQPESDHFYKGEQAEAGLYNNRHWRHTRAWFSYELNDKKQEAKTLRITYAGIDSGRKFEIQLNDVVIAKVESTGNTQEFFTVDYAIPAELVKKAKDKYTLKFVATPGSIAGGIYGVRLLRE